acgaacattacaaaaatatggAGTAGCGCTCACTGGTCGTAGCGGACGACGCCTCGCATCTTAAAGGTCTACCCGAGCACAAAATGACTGCGACAAGATATTATTTACACGAATACCGCCCTTACCTCCCCTGGCATCGTGCTACCTGTGTAGAGGGCAGGTAGTCCGGAGGTGATTACCAGAGGTGAGACCAGACGACAAAATGACGTCAAAGACTAGTTTGACGTGAGGTGAGACGCAATAAGAGAAATAGTGTTCACAAAACCAGTTTTCTACGTCAGCGCACAACTGCGTAGTCGTCTACTCGGTGTGGTGCTATTGATAACTGTCAGtaagatgagagagaggagagacagaCGGAACCTAAGTGGGGTagcttagtggagaagggtagagataaatccaCCCCACTTAAAAGTCAGATCAGATTAGCAGGACTGGACAAGGAAGGGCAGTGTAAAGATAGTTTAAACTTGAAACTTAAAAACCCACAGGAAGTTAAACAAATCTTACTTTTGTGAGCGATTGCAGACATCTTGTGAGAATGTAAATGCCTGATGtttgattttactttgtatttgtttgctcaggtgcttggagctatcatcTTGCAAAGTTGTATCATTACAGGCATTTGACAAGGTTTGTATACTAGAAGAATAGAACTGTGGACTCGAttgtacagaaaatatattttgccaaCAGACTGTCAagtgaacaaataaagatttaataGTACAGACACGTCCATGGTCCTACAACCACGACATCACGACAGTTTGTCGCCTGCATCATTTGCATACACTGTCATATAGCTGtatgtattttattaacacgatttctCTCTTTACCTTACTGATATTTCATTATTTGCTATTGTACATTTCCTGCTTCTGTGGATGCAAATGGTTGAGTTCGTGGAGTTGTAAAGCTTCATAAAACATTCCTTCGTGCAAGCGGATCCGTTACAGCATTTATTACGTCACAACCAAGCTTAGTGGGGTCTGCAGTGGGAGGGCAACGGGAAAAACCTGAGTGGAGAAGCTTGCCACTGCTGTTgagtggaaggaaggaaggaaggaatgttacaCATGATTGACAGTCAACTAGGTTATAATGTTCATTCGTCACCCAAACTCGTTCTTTACGGATCGCGTGGCATTATGTCTGTGGACTTGTCCaatgactgctaaatgttttgacAGCATGTGAGCTCGTGAATGTAAATCTGATGTCCTGAGACAGGCCACGACAatcatatataataatatctagagttatgtttattattgatattttcaGTTAGAAAAATAGGGTTAAGCCTAAACGTAGAATCGTTccaatatttgtgttgataaaTAGTTCATTGGGGTGAAGTGTGGCGCAGTAGTTGTCTGTAGCCGAGGGCCTTGCTCCGCCCCTGTTTACACTTTTACATGGCAGGTGTTGTCCTCGTGCCGTGCAGTAAGCGGACGTTCCGCTTGAGCGGGTTGGAGGTCAGCTTGAGGGCGATGCGGATCTGACTGAGCCAGGGCTTGTCCTTGAAAGCGGCTGCAACGGACAAGGCCTTGATGGCGCGTTCTCGGGGAGAGCCACCCGAGGTGTGCATGTAGTGCGACCACAGTGTAACCACGGGCTCGATGAAGGTGCGCTCACGCTTGCCGTTGTAGTAGAAAAATGGACGACGATCGTGTTCGTCCGACACGAGAGGCAGCGGGATGGAGCCCTCCCCGGTCTCCGCAGCCTTGGACATGAGCACGGCGGACGTCACCCGCCCTCGCTGCTTCTTTCGGCGCTTCTTTGACGTCATTGCTCCTTCAGCGGTCACGTGTGTTTTGACGTCAGCGCCAACGTTCTTGCCCGGAAGCACTGCCGAGTCCACAGTGGCATTGTGGGATGCGTCCAATGGCGTTTGGGAGGAAAGACTTTCGATTCCAGTGGCTATGGAGGCGGTGTCTGTGGATGCCACGTCTGCTGCTATCTTGTGCAGGATCCCTTCGCTCGACTTGGGCAGGATGGGCAGGATCTTTCTATTGGTTGGGTTACTCCCCACTTTCCCAGTCTCTCCTTGCAGCTGACCCTGGCCTTCACTTTCACCTTGCAGTAAAGTGGTCTTGCTTCCACGCCGAACCATAAAGTAAGCTTTTCTTTGCGATCTGGTCAGTGTGGATAGCTTGTTTCTCTCCCTTTCGAGCGGTGGGGGTCTTACGTGCCCAAAAGATGCCGTTGGGGGTGCAGGTAGTTGTGAGGTATACATGAGTTGTGGCTGGTTTTCATATTTGACATCTGTAGACATGGCAAGCTTAGTGTGTGCAGTGCCCATCGGATGACTGCGCCGTGCTTGAGTTAAGGGTGGTAGGTGCATCAATTCAGGGTTGTCTCTAGGGGCAAGTGCAGCCGCTCGATGAAGTTTGAGGCCCACTTCACCTGTCTCCTGCTTGCTTGGAAcgggaaggaagaaaagaaacacacacacacgatttaACACCAGACCACGTTTGGAACATACGACATTCAATAAAACCAAGAAATGCTTACTAACCATTTCTAATATTTCTAagattatatttgtatttccatGTACTCGAAAGACATTTCCAATGTCGATGAAgtttgcagaaataaaaaaacgacTCTGATAAGCAAGATAgcttatttaaaattaagaataTGCTTTTGTCTATAAAAATACGTAGGATGGAAGTATCGGTTAGTAATAGAGCTCACAGACTTGAAGCATGGCTTCAGACGATGCCACGAGCAGTTGTTGGTGAGCAGTTGACTTACCGAGACGCAGCAATGTCCTCGAGAGCAAACTTTGCCTGGGAGGCCATCCTCACGACCTTGTTGAACTTGCCTCCCGCCATTCGGTCGGACATGGACTTCAAGTTCTGCACAGCAATCACCTGTCGGAAGTAGGACTCTGGGTCGCTGAAAACGTCCGCCTGCGACGGAAGAAAACAGGTGTGGTTActggttgttggttgttgatgatttcaGTTAATCTCTAGACGATCAAACACATTCATGTATTATAACAAGCAAAAAGACTGCTTATCGGTTGCGAGCAGAATgcccattaaaaaaactgagttCACAAGCCATCAGAAGAGAAGCAGAACAAATCCAGCATGTATAACATTGCAGATAAAGTTGGAGCTCAACCATTGAGTAAATGGATCCAGTCAACGGGAAGCAACTCTTTTCTTAGACATGATAAGTTAACAACAGTTCTGTCCCTTTACAATTCAATCCACGTCTACATTTCGGATGCTGAACAACACAGCTGTACCTGAAGCAAAGAATATTGACGAGATCAGCAGCTGACAATCGAGGCTCTCCAAAATGGAACCTTAGCCGCAGCAATTCCAGAATACGAAGCTCAGATTATGTGAAAGAAGGTAAATTAAAACCATCTTTGAAATACTAAGTTAATGGCTGCAGGCACAAAGGCGCTGAAAGAGTAGCTAGAGGATCGTCAACGAGATAGTAGTTGTCTTAATGACAGGATTTGCTCTGGCTAGTAAAATAACGAACTGACTTGTATGTTACACTGTCTGACAACCggctttttcttctccttggGCTGAGGGGGCCTCGTCTTCCCCGTCATGACGCTGGGCGAGAAGCCATCGATGTTCACCCCGAAACCTACCAACGGACCTGCAAGAGAGACAACTCCATTGTTACCGGTACTGACTAGAACTCATGATGTGTCCTTGCTGTTACTTTTGCATCTACTagattaaaatttatattttaaattgatAATTTTGCTATAAAATTCAGGTCTTTGCATAAAGTAAAGTAAGATGTGGATTTTACAAGCATTTGACCACATACAGataaatgtgcaaaaataattttagttgtTGTAACAATGATTATGGAGATGCTACTGGAAGCACCAATACATGATAATAGCTAGTTTGATACATGTAGGTCACAACAAGAATGGTAGTTGTTTGATACCTGCAGGCCACGACAATATGGGAGGTGTTTGATACCTGTAAGTCTCAGAAACATAGAAAAGCTACTTGACACCTTTCAGGTCAGACAAGTTAGTGACCTATGAGTGACGGCCGTCTCCAGGTGTGGCAGTCACAGACAGTGAGAAGTATGATCACAGATCAGTGGGTTATTTTCACCTGAGAGGAAAGGCCTGCGTTTGAGCGAGGATTTGGCTTGCCCGTACTTCATGAAGACACGTTCCTTGGCGCGGTCGCACCACTGGCGCAGGTGAGTGTAGGTGTGAATGTGCAGCGCGAACGCCGTGTCGGCATCGATCATCATCTGCACACCCAGTCATGCTTCACATGCAGTGTCAAACACATTATACACCTGCTCGAGTAGGTGTAGGACTGAGTAGATGCAACTagcatttgttgtttgttcagTGTTGGTAGTTTGCATTAGAAATATGCGAGGCCCCCTCTATATTGTCATCAATATTATCATACATGCACTGAATGTTGTATCATCAGTAATGTCATACACACACCGACACTGAGCGTTATATTGTCATCATGTCTCGTTATCGATACCTGTCGTCGCCACCGCTATTAATTTTATCCCGTACCAATAAATGTTAGACACAAGCTCTTTCCTGTGGACCACATCATTTTTCTGCTCTCCTTTTCCGCAGAGGTCTCTTTGTCCTCTAAAATTTCTGGTCGATTTTATGTATCAATTTCATGTTTGGAAAGCAAATATACGAACGTAAGCTCATGTAAGTCAGGGTAAGTTTGTACAGAAGGAGGCGAATAGCAGCCCAGCCTACCTTTGACCACTGCTTGGCCAGCAGGAACGAGGCACAGTTCTTGATTTTCTTGCGCAGGGCGATGTTGAGCGGGGCCAGGCCACTACCATCTTTCGCCGTGATGACCGTGACGTCGTGATTCACGAACAGCCTGCAACGGGAGTGACGTCATGTAAAACGGTTTGGAGGACGAGTGACGTAGAACATACGTCAGTGGAAGTATTAACGGCGATTGCACATAGCTTCCATATTGCCCACAGATTATTGTGAATCGTAAGAAAGGATAAGGTGTTAACGTCACGTAGTCCAGTGTACCGTAACACGCCTACGTTAACGTCACGTGGTCCAGCGTACTGTAACACACCTACGTTAACGTCACGTGGTCTAGCGTACCGTAACACACCTACGTTAACGTCACGTGGTCTAGCGTACTGTAACACACCTACGTTAACGTCACGTGGTCTAGCGTACCGTAACACACCTACGTTAACGTCACGTGGTCTAGCGTACCGTAACACACCCATCTGTCCCATCTCTACAGCCTCATGCACCGCTGCTTTCTTGCTCTCCACATGGCCGCGGTCCGCGCACCACATGCGCTGTGGGGGATACCCGACTGGCTCCGAGGCGCGGATACCTTGACGTAGCATGGCGCGTGCCAAGTCCACGTGACCAAAGTGGGCCGCGATAAACAGAGCTACCTTCATCTGGTACCGTCCGTTTGTTTCCTCTGGAAGTATTTCGTCGAGTACCTGTGAATAATtcaagcagaaaacaaacaaacaaacaaacaaacaaccgaCCATGAATGAAATGGgtcaaataacaaataatagtGAAGAGTCGAAAATCACAAACCGTGACCTATGACCACCATATAAAATCTTACTCAAATGTTCGTCCGTATTTGactaattaaaaacaacttttataaaGTTCCTCTTTTACTTCCTCGTATATTAATATGTGCAAACTCACttgccaaaaaataaataaataaataaaataaaataaataaacaaacaaaaaacaaaagattataACGTGAGTTTACGCAGATGACAGGTTTATCCCGAGTAAACACGAGTGTGTCTTGTGTACCCACACGTTTGTATGAGTACCTACAAGTACACGCGGGTGTCCATTCTCACACAGTGTGTGCTGGTCAAGTAAACGCGTCAAGGCAGTCTTCGTAGTCAAAATCTTTGTAGTCACCATGTTCTTCAGTCAGTATCTTGACAGTCAGTAGTTTGCTGTCTGTTTTTTCAATCAGTATTTTCGCGGTTATCTTTGCAGAAAGAAATCTTTGATTTCGCCTTGCGACCAGCTGACAGGTTGAGCTCTTGCGAGTGTTGTGGGGATGAGGAGAAGGATGTTTTGACAAGACAACACGCACCTGCTGCGTGAAGCCGATGATGGCTAAATTAAGGAATTTGTTCCAGCCGTCCATGTTTTCCAGGTAGATGGTGTGGCCCAGGTCCACGTGATAGTCCTCCAGCGTGTGGCCGTCAAACATCTCCCGCCCGTCGCGCGTCGTCAAGCGGTAGATGCCCACCGGAAGTCCCGTCTCACGTGACGCCAGACTCCTTACCTCCTCTAGCGTCATCTGCCCGACCGTCATCTTGTCATACACCTTGATGGTGTTCTTCAACACCACAGCAAAAAAATCGCAATTAATTAGAGGAAAATTTGGTACTACATGTAGTCACATTTAGAATGTATGCGCTTTGTGCTGAAGAAAAAATCAGattaggaaatatttttacaattagCGATGAGTAAAATTCCAACTTTGAAACACGAACACTACACCTTACGTATCCCTGCAGGTAACATGAAGGTAAGCTAACCTTAGAATGGGAGCACAGTATGTAAAGGACAGGCTTGACCTCCTCCTTGAGGTTGATGTGGATGGTGGTTCCTGGCACGATGCTGAGGTCAGACAGCACCCAGTGGTCACTAAGGTCAGCGCCGGCCCACGAGAGGACCAACACCTTCTTGTCGTGCTTGTTGTGGTCTTCTGGAATATTCAGCATCTTGTGGATCTGGCGCCGCAGCTCCAGCACGGTCATGCCGGCCTTGATCTCCAGGGTCAGGCGCTCGGCGCCAAACAGTCCGAAGACAAGCATGGAGGACACTCTATTTTTAGACGGCTTGACCACACCCGTCCGTATGTCGTCTTTTGACGAGACtcctgagagaaagagagattagaGAAGGACTCACCAGCTGTCCACACACACCTGCTGCTTTAAACACAAATACCAACATACATTAGATGTGAGTCGTGTGGTGAACCTTCAAAGAATCTCTATTacataaagagattttttaaaaagtgatttttaaaagcGATTCTAGAGCTCAGCAAATATACAACCAGCACATAGACAAGTGTAGTAACACAGCATACTGTAACATTACTTTGTTGGAGTATTAGGAATAGGCTTCAGAGATACCTAGAAGCGTGGTACAGGATACTTGAAGTCATAGAAGTAGAGAGGCAACCAGCTGAGCACTGGTCATCTTAGTAGACCATGACGGGGTGGATGGTGTTTCGGGTATGCAGTGCACCTTATGTCACCAGCACACCACCCGCAGCAGACCAGATGCTGTTAGTATTTAGCATTTCCTCGATCCGATTTTTCAGAGTTCAGTATCCACCTTAaaaacacaccaacaccaatgtaacaacaagaaataaagataagcaTAAACGTCTGTCAAACAAGCACTGACATCCAAGTGAGGTCTGTAAAGCTGGAAAATATGAGAAGCCGACTGTGATATCCTCAAAGCAAGTGCACGTGCATACAAAGCCCCAGTGTCCAACAACCAGTCAAATGCAccataataaaaatgacaaaagaaccACTGAGGTGATAGCGAGGGACAGGGACGGGGCGGAACTCGGAGTAccgtaaaaaaacaaaaaaagaaaaagcaaaaaaagaaaaaacacaacaacaacaacaacaacaacaacaacaacaacaggcagCAGGTGTTACATGCCCtaagacgagaactgaaccttAGTCTCTGTGTTTAACCACTACATGACTGCGCCGCCTCGTGTACACCTTTTATACAACCTGTGATGTCGGGTTGTCTTGGGCACGTGCAAGGTCTCCGTTAGTGACTAATGACTCTGATCGGTACAGACATGTGGGGTCCTGTGTGGGATGAATCCCCTGTATGTGTGTCCTACGACTTCAATAGGTACTTCGGTGCCTTTGCCTTCAGCTTTCCGTTGGACCCTGGGACCCTTGGGTGCGATCAGTAGTCGATGAGTGCGACTGAGAAAAGATTTCAAGACTTGAAGGTATAAAACTACCGGGCAAGATTCAAGCCCCGAGGACATACATGGAAATACTTCATGCTCATTGAAACACAGGTGTGGCTGAGTAGGGCAGACCTAGCGGACCGACCCTTTGATTGTAGTCAGGCCGCACTCAGATCGAAATGCTCGCCGTCAGGATCGCAAATCACCGGGTGTCGGGAGGACAATTACCACAGCCTGGCCCCGAAAGCTTGTGCTTTGTTCCGATCTTTCGAGAGGCTCTTTCTTTGACCTGACCGACTATCTCGACAGGTAATTGACTGATACGACAGACTAGAAATAGTTACGGGTGCTTCTTTGAAATGTCCAGGTGTACGATCTCGACAGTTAGGATCAAGCCT
This window of the Pomacea canaliculata isolate SZHN2017 linkage group LG4, ASM307304v1, whole genome shotgun sequence genome carries:
- the LOC112561355 gene encoding uncharacterized protein LOC112561355, whose protein sequence is MLVFGLFGAERLTLEIKAGMTVLELRRQIHKMLNIPEDHNKHDKKVLVLSWAGADLSDHWVLSDLSIVPGTTIHINLKEEVKPVLYILCSHSKNTIKVYDKMTVGQMTLEEVRSLASRETGLPVGIYRLTTRDGREMFDGHTLEDYHVDLGHTIYLENMDGWNKFLNLAIIGFTQQVLDEILPEETNGRYQMKVALFIAAHFGHVDLARAMLRQGIRASEPVGYPPQRMWCADRGHVESKKAAVHEAVEMGQMGVLRLFVNHDVTVITAKDGSGLAPLNIALRKKIKNCASFLLAKQWSKMMIDADTAFALHIHTYTHLRQWCDRAKERVFMKYGQAKSSLKRRPFLSGPLVGFGVNIDGFSPSVMTGKTRPPQPKEKKKPVVRQCNIQADVFSDPESYFRQVIAVQNLKSMSDRMAGGKFNKVVRMASQAKFALEDIAASRKQETGEVGLKLHRAAALAPRDNPELMHLPPLTQARRSHPMGTAHTKLAMSTDVKYENQPQLMYTSQLPAPPTASFGHVRPPPLERERNKLSTLTRSQRKAYFMVRRGSKTTLLQGESEGQGQLQGETGKVGSNPTNRKILPILPKSSEGILHKIAADVASTDTASIATGIESLSSQTPLDASHNATVDSAVLPGKNVGADVKTHVTAEGAMTSKKRRKKQRGRVTSAVLMSKAAETGEGSIPLPLVSDEHDRRPFFYYNGKRERTFIEPVVTLWSHYMHTSGGSPRERAIKALSVAAAFKDKPWLSQIRIALKLTSNPLKRNVRLLHGTRTTPAM